One window of the Candidatus Microbacterium colombiense genome contains the following:
- a CDS encoding isoprenyl transferase — MSPKPYTHKDAVAYRPLDWTGVYPPSFPAVPEHVAVVMDGNGRWANRRGLNRIEGHKAGEEVLLDVVAGAIQAGVKHLSVYAFSTENWARSPEEVRFLMGYNRDVLHRRRDQLNEWGVRVRWAGRKPRLWGSVIKELQHAEQLTRGNDVLTLTMCVNYGGRVELVDAMRAIAADVAAGRVKPNAITEKMIRRNLYVPDMPDVDLFLRSSGEQRTSNFLLWESAYAEMVFLDTLWPDFSREELWRAISVYLSRDRRFGGAIDVPDAPA; from the coding sequence GTGAGTCCGAAGCCGTACACGCACAAAGACGCCGTCGCGTACCGCCCGCTGGACTGGACCGGGGTGTATCCGCCGAGCTTTCCCGCGGTGCCGGAGCACGTCGCGGTCGTCATGGACGGCAACGGGCGCTGGGCCAACCGGCGGGGCCTCAACCGCATCGAAGGGCACAAGGCCGGTGAGGAGGTGCTGCTCGACGTCGTCGCCGGCGCGATCCAGGCCGGAGTCAAGCACCTGTCGGTGTACGCGTTCTCGACCGAGAACTGGGCGCGCTCTCCCGAGGAGGTCCGCTTCCTCATGGGGTACAACCGCGACGTGCTGCACAGGCGCCGCGATCAGCTCAACGAGTGGGGCGTGCGCGTGCGGTGGGCGGGGCGTAAGCCGCGGCTGTGGGGCAGTGTCATCAAGGAGCTCCAGCACGCCGAGCAGCTGACGCGCGGCAATGACGTGCTGACCCTCACGATGTGCGTGAACTACGGCGGCCGTGTCGAGCTCGTCGATGCGATGCGTGCGATCGCGGCCGATGTCGCCGCCGGACGCGTGAAGCCGAATGCGATCACCGAGAAGATGATCCGCCGCAACCTCTACGTACCCGACATGCCCGATGTGGACCTGTTCCTGCGCAGCTCGGGGGAGCAGCGCACCTCCAACTTCCTGCTCTGGGAATCCGCGTACGCCGAGATGGTGTTCCTCGACACGCTCTGGCCGGACTTCTCGCGGGAGGAGCTCTGGCGTGCGATCAGCGTCTATCTGTCCCGAGACCGGCGCTTCGGCGGCGCGATCGACGTGCCGGACGCCCCGGCCTGA
- the recO gene encoding DNA repair protein RecO: protein MPTYRDEAVILRTHKLGEADRIVIMLSRRHGKLRAVAKGVRRTSSKFGSRLEPFMVADVQLYQGRTLDIVQQAESLGSYGSEIAAHYDRYTAANAMVETADRLSDSEATPEQYLLLVGGLRALSRGEHVPRSILDSYLLRVMALSGWAPSLDDCARCGTPGPHTRFVAQLGGVICSACAPAGSPRVAEKTLALLRSLIAGEWDAVDAALHADTAAASGLVSAYAQWHLERGIRSLAHVSDIPSEGAR from the coding sequence GTGCCCACGTACCGAGATGAAGCGGTGATCCTGCGCACTCACAAACTCGGTGAGGCGGATCGCATCGTCATCATGCTCTCGCGGCGGCACGGCAAGCTGCGGGCGGTGGCCAAGGGTGTGCGGCGCACCTCGTCGAAGTTCGGTTCGCGGCTCGAGCCCTTCATGGTCGCCGACGTGCAGCTGTATCAGGGGCGAACACTCGACATCGTGCAGCAGGCCGAGTCGCTCGGGTCGTACGGATCCGAGATCGCCGCCCACTACGACCGCTACACCGCGGCGAACGCGATGGTCGAGACCGCCGATCGGCTGAGCGACTCCGAAGCCACGCCGGAACAGTACCTGCTGCTCGTCGGCGGGTTGCGTGCGTTGTCGCGCGGCGAACACGTGCCGCGCAGCATCCTCGACTCGTACCTCCTCCGTGTCATGGCGCTGTCGGGATGGGCGCCGTCTCTCGACGACTGTGCACGGTGTGGCACTCCGGGGCCGCACACACGGTTCGTCGCACAACTGGGCGGGGTGATCTGCAGCGCGTGCGCGCCGGCAGGAAGCCCGCGCGTCGCCGAGAAGACCTTGGCTCTGCTGCGCTCGCTGATCGCGGGGGAGTGGGATGCCGTCGACGCCGCACTGCACGCCGATACCGCGGCGGCATCCGGGCTCGTCTCCGCCTACGCTCAGTGGCACCTGGAGCGCGGCATCCGTTCGCTCGCCCATGTGTCAGACATCCCTTCCGAAGGAGCACGGTGA
- a CDS encoding TRIC cation channel family protein, with amino-acid sequence MTEPLFTIPLWADLLGVGLGGVQGAMFASGFQGQRRLDWLGVAIIGIMIGMGGGLIRDILLGQTPATLQSNWYLLTATGAALLGMLLAGIFNRLNTVIVVLDAVVIGMFGAFGTSKAIAFGIPPVPAVFIGVCAAVGGGVLRDMLMGLPTSIMHVGSLYAVAAGAGCVFISTANVLGMPIPLAAVIGIVVTAVIRVLAVSFDVSLPEQRRLYRRKVAAETGAIAIVKPSADL; translated from the coding sequence GTGACCGAACCGCTCTTCACCATTCCGCTCTGGGCGGACCTGCTCGGCGTCGGCCTCGGCGGAGTGCAGGGCGCGATGTTCGCCTCCGGATTCCAGGGCCAACGCCGCCTGGATTGGCTGGGCGTCGCGATCATCGGCATCATGATCGGCATGGGCGGCGGTCTGATCCGCGACATCCTGCTCGGCCAGACGCCCGCCACACTGCAGAGCAACTGGTATCTGCTCACTGCGACAGGGGCGGCTCTTCTCGGAATGTTGCTGGCCGGAATCTTCAACCGGCTCAACACCGTGATCGTGGTGCTGGATGCCGTGGTCATCGGCATGTTCGGCGCCTTCGGCACGAGCAAGGCGATCGCGTTCGGCATCCCTCCGGTGCCCGCCGTCTTCATCGGGGTGTGCGCGGCCGTCGGCGGTGGCGTGCTGAGAGACATGCTGATGGGGCTGCCGACATCGATCATGCATGTCGGTTCGCTCTACGCGGTCGCGGCGGGCGCGGGTTGCGTCTTCATCTCGACGGCGAACGTGCTCGGCATGCCCATCCCCCTCGCGGCGGTGATCGGCATCGTGGTGACCGCGGTGATCCGCGTGCTCGCCGTCAGCTTCGACGTGTCCCTGCCGGAGCAGCGTCGCCTCTATCGGCGAAAGGTCGCAGCCGAGACAGGCGCCATCGCGATCGTGAAGCCCAGCGCCGACCTCTAG
- the leuA gene encoding 2-isopropylmalate synthase, whose translation MQNTQRPSTMPIHKYRPFHEQIAVHLPDRTWPDARITEAPRWCAVDLRDGNQALIDPMSPERKRVMFELLVSMGYKEIEVGFPSASQTDFDFVRQLIEENLIPDDVTIQVLTQAREHLIERTYESIAGAKQAIVHLYNSTSVLQREVVFRTGKQGIIDIALEGARLCRKFEKTIPDTDVYYEYSPESYTGTELEFAVDICNQVIEVFEPTPDRKVIINLPATVEMASPNVYADSIEWMSRHLAHRENVILSLHPHNDRGTAIAAAELGYMAGADRIEGCLFGNGERTGNVDIVALGINLFTQGIDPQIDFSDIDQVKRTVEYCNQLPVPERSPWAGDLVFTAFSGSHQDAIKKGFEAMAVKAEAQGVTVDDIEWAVPYLPVDPKDLGRSYEAVIRVNSQSGKGGVAYLLKADHAIDLPRKLQIEFSGVVQGKTDAEGGEVTSEQIWSTFNDEYLPATDAAAKWGRFELLATQTRSDMSGDVVLDVVLRDDDQQVSVSGNGNGPVAAFVEVLRGQGFDITVYDYVEHALSAGGDAQAAAYVELQVGDQRLWGVGIDGDISTASLKAIVSGVNRSIRTRQQELAAV comes from the coding sequence ATGCAGAACACTCAACGCCCGTCGACGATGCCGATCCACAAGTACCGGCCGTTCCACGAGCAGATCGCCGTCCACCTGCCGGACCGCACATGGCCGGACGCCAGGATCACCGAGGCGCCGCGCTGGTGTGCCGTCGATCTCCGCGACGGCAACCAGGCCCTGATCGATCCGATGTCGCCCGAGCGCAAGCGCGTCATGTTCGAGCTGCTCGTGAGCATGGGCTACAAGGAGATCGAGGTCGGCTTCCCCTCGGCGAGCCAGACCGACTTCGACTTCGTCCGTCAGCTCATCGAAGAGAACCTGATCCCGGACGACGTGACGATCCAGGTGCTGACCCAGGCGCGCGAGCACCTCATCGAGCGCACCTACGAGTCGATCGCCGGAGCCAAGCAGGCGATCGTGCACCTCTACAACTCCACGAGCGTGCTGCAGCGCGAGGTCGTGTTCCGCACCGGCAAGCAGGGCATCATCGACATCGCGCTCGAAGGTGCGCGCCTGTGCCGGAAGTTCGAGAAGACGATTCCCGACACGGACGTCTACTACGAGTACTCGCCCGAGAGCTACACCGGCACGGAGCTGGAGTTCGCGGTCGACATCTGCAACCAGGTGATCGAGGTCTTCGAGCCCACGCCCGATCGCAAGGTGATCATCAACCTGCCCGCGACCGTCGAGATGGCGTCGCCGAACGTCTACGCCGATTCGATCGAGTGGATGAGCCGTCACCTCGCCCACCGCGAGAACGTGATCCTGTCGCTGCATCCGCACAACGACCGCGGCACCGCGATCGCCGCGGCCGAGCTCGGCTACATGGCCGGCGCGGATCGCATCGAGGGCTGCCTGTTCGGCAACGGTGAGCGCACCGGCAACGTCGACATCGTCGCGCTGGGCATCAACCTGTTCACGCAGGGGATCGACCCGCAGATCGACTTCAGCGACATCGACCAGGTCAAGCGCACGGTCGAGTACTGCAACCAGCTGCCGGTGCCAGAGCGCAGCCCCTGGGCGGGGGACCTGGTCTTCACCGCGTTCAGCGGATCGCACCAGGACGCGATCAAGAAGGGCTTCGAGGCCATGGCCGTCAAAGCCGAGGCGCAGGGCGTGACGGTCGACGACATCGAGTGGGCGGTGCCCTACCTGCCCGTGGACCCGAAGGATCTCGGCCGCTCGTACGAGGCCGTCATCCGCGTCAACTCGCAGTCCGGCAAGGGCGGCGTCGCCTATCTGCTGAAGGCCGACCACGCGATCGACCTGCCGCGCAAACTGCAGATCGAGTTCTCCGGAGTCGTTCAGGGCAAGACCGACGCCGAGGGCGGCGAGGTGACGAGTGAGCAGATCTGGTCGACGTTCAACGACGAGTACCTGCCGGCGACGGATGCCGCTGCCAAGTGGGGCCGCTTCGAGCTGCTCGCCACGCAGACGCGCAGTGACATGTCCGGCGACGTCGTGCTCGACGTGGTGCTGCGCGATGACGATCAGCAGGTCTCGGTCTCCGGCAACGGCAACGGCCCGGTCGCGGCGTTCGTCGAGGTGCTGCGCGGTCAGGGCTTCGACATCACCGTGTACGACTACGTGGAGCACGCTCTCAGCGCCGGTGGCGATGCGCAGGCTGCGGCCTACGTCGAGCTGCAGGTCGGGGACCAGCGTCTCTGGGGTGTCGGTATCGACGGCGACATCTCGACGGCATCGCTCAAGGCGATCGTGTCGGGCGTGAACCGCTCGATCCGCACGCGTCAGCAGGAGCTCGCAGCCGTCTGA
- a CDS encoding NADP-dependent oxidoreductase, which yields MAKHWVADAAGTPESWRYVDHDLALPGPGEVTIRVHACGVNPADAKHVASPRAGVEFPVPIGYEVSGELVALGADTAIGSGPADVGDEVIAFRVRGGYATELTVPAEKVFAKPSTLTHPEAANLLLVGTTAAEMLAVTGSSPGETILLHGASGAVGVSVLQQARLRGIRVIGTASEGRLDEVRRFGGVPVTYGAGLADHVRAVAAGPIAAALDAVGTDEAIDVSLALVADRARIVTIAAFGRATADGILAIAGSMPASARFRDDVRGELTALAESGDLLVPVVRTYPLAEAVEAHRFLATGHPGGKLALVPAG from the coding sequence ATGGCGAAGCATTGGGTGGCCGACGCCGCCGGTACCCCGGAATCGTGGCGATACGTCGATCACGACCTCGCCCTGCCGGGACCGGGCGAGGTCACGATCCGGGTGCATGCGTGTGGTGTGAATCCCGCGGATGCGAAGCACGTCGCCTCACCACGGGCCGGGGTGGAGTTCCCGGTACCGATCGGATACGAGGTGTCGGGCGAGCTCGTCGCACTCGGTGCGGACACGGCCATCGGGTCCGGCCCCGCCGACGTCGGCGACGAGGTCATCGCCTTCCGCGTGCGCGGCGGGTACGCCACCGAACTCACGGTGCCGGCCGAGAAGGTGTTCGCCAAACCGAGCACGCTCACCCATCCGGAGGCCGCGAACCTGCTTCTGGTGGGAACGACAGCCGCCGAGATGCTCGCGGTGACCGGCTCGTCCCCGGGGGAGACGATTCTGCTGCACGGCGCCTCGGGTGCGGTCGGGGTCAGCGTGCTCCAACAGGCTCGGCTCCGGGGCATCCGCGTGATCGGTACTGCGAGCGAAGGGCGTCTCGACGAGGTCCGCCGGTTCGGCGGTGTCCCCGTCACGTACGGCGCCGGGCTCGCGGATCATGTACGGGCGGTGGCTGCCGGACCGATCGCCGCGGCACTCGACGCCGTCGGCACGGACGAGGCGATCGACGTGTCGCTCGCGCTCGTCGCGGACCGTGCACGGATCGTCACGATCGCGGCGTTCGGTCGCGCTACAGCCGACGGCATCCTCGCGATCGCCGGCTCGATGCCCGCCAGCGCCCGTTTCCGTGATGACGTGCGCGGAGAGCTCACCGCCCTCGCTGAGAGCGGCGATCTCCTCGTACCAGTCGTCCGCACCTATCCACTCGCGGAGGCGGTGGAGGCGCATCGTTTCCTGGCGACCGGTCATCCCGGCGGCAAGCTCGCGCTGGTTCCCGCCGGGTGA
- a CDS encoding sigma-70 family RNA polymerase sigma factor, with the protein MSARSEARDADREAAFKKIYDTFWAPIRRHVECVVDDEHEVSEIVSDVFLLAWKKLDPSRPLGLIWLLRAADNKLKDRERSRRARERAWEAVHTVYAAPSEESLLDSLAVRHAIDTVLTPRERQIVMLSYWDQLAAGEVAQVLRCSQASVWTTLSRARKKLETELGLDQVDDEPDALGTTSAAESDPRSAG; encoded by the coding sequence ATGAGCGCGCGGTCCGAGGCTCGCGATGCCGACCGCGAAGCAGCCTTCAAGAAGATCTACGACACGTTCTGGGCACCGATCCGCCGCCATGTGGAGTGCGTGGTCGACGATGAGCACGAGGTCTCGGAGATCGTCTCAGATGTCTTCCTGCTGGCGTGGAAGAAGCTCGACCCATCCCGGCCTCTCGGCTTGATCTGGCTGCTGCGCGCCGCCGACAACAAGCTCAAGGATCGTGAACGCAGTCGTCGTGCCCGCGAACGGGCGTGGGAAGCCGTGCACACCGTGTACGCGGCGCCGAGCGAGGAGAGTTTGCTGGACAGCCTCGCGGTTCGTCACGCGATCGATACGGTCCTCACCCCGAGGGAGCGCCAGATCGTGATGCTCTCCTACTGGGATCAGCTCGCAGCGGGCGAGGTCGCGCAGGTGCTCCGGTGTTCGCAGGCCAGCGTCTGGACGACCTTGAGTCGTGCGCGCAAGAAGCTGGAGACCGAGCTGGGCCTCGACCAGGTCGATGATGAACCCGACGCACTCGGCACGACATCCGCGGCCGAGAGCGACCCCCGATCGGCGGGATGA
- a CDS encoding sigma-70 family RNA polymerase sigma factor, translating into MTGRSEDPNSLRDAVFTKFFDDNWAALRHHIEGVVEDDDEVTEIVSAVFLDAWTRMDAARPMGRVWLLRAADRELRVRAGRSSSRASVLDAVHHGMSGAADAQHDGDAEREVLPDRDAVMRALAVLTARQRRIIMLAYWDGLTEGEISELIRYPRRGVRAMLRRARARMGEVLGLEGAGDHEG; encoded by the coding sequence ATGACCGGTCGCAGCGAAGACCCGAACTCGCTGCGGGATGCGGTCTTCACGAAGTTCTTCGACGACAATTGGGCGGCTCTGCGCCATCACATCGAAGGTGTCGTCGAGGACGACGATGAGGTCACCGAGATCGTCTCGGCGGTGTTCCTCGACGCGTGGACGCGAATGGATGCCGCACGACCCATGGGGCGTGTGTGGCTGCTTCGCGCCGCCGACCGTGAACTCCGCGTGCGCGCCGGGCGGTCATCCAGCCGGGCATCGGTGCTCGATGCGGTTCATCACGGCATGTCGGGCGCCGCCGATGCGCAGCATGACGGCGATGCCGAACGGGAAGTGTTGCCTGATCGTGACGCCGTGATGCGCGCTTTGGCTGTCCTCACCGCCCGGCAGCGGCGTATCATCATGCTGGCATACTGGGACGGGCTCACCGAGGGGGAGATCTCGGAACTGATTCGGTACCCACGTCGAGGCGTGCGAGCGATGCTGAGACGCGCGCGAGCGCGGATGGGCGAAGTGCTGGGCCTGGAGGGGGCGGGGGACCATGAGGGGTGA
- the era gene encoding GTPase Era, whose product MTEQTRSGFVTFVGRPNVGKSTLTNALVGEKIAITSEKPQTTRRAIRGIVNRPDGQLVIVDTPGIHKPRTLLGERLNDLVDQVLGDVDVIGFCVPATEKVGPGDRRIAASLDGYPRAKKIAIVTKTDAAGRDDITERLLEVDALREDWAAVVPLSALTHDQLEVLSDEILTLLPKGPALYPEGITTDESEEDRIAEIIREAALEGVRDELPHSIAVVIDEIAPRKDSDLTDVHASLVVERDSQKAIIIGHKGKRLRDVGARARTGIEGLLGTRVFLGLHVKVAKEWQRDPKQLGRLGF is encoded by the coding sequence ATGACTGAGCAGACGCGAAGCGGATTCGTGACCTTCGTCGGGCGACCGAACGTGGGCAAGTCGACACTGACGAACGCGCTGGTGGGGGAGAAGATCGCGATCACGAGTGAGAAGCCGCAGACCACGCGGCGGGCCATCCGTGGCATCGTTAACCGCCCGGACGGCCAGTTGGTGATCGTCGACACCCCCGGTATCCACAAGCCCCGCACGCTCCTCGGCGAGCGTTTGAACGACCTCGTGGACCAGGTGCTCGGAGATGTCGACGTGATCGGTTTCTGCGTGCCGGCCACCGAGAAGGTCGGTCCCGGTGATCGTCGCATCGCGGCGTCGCTCGACGGCTACCCGCGCGCGAAGAAGATCGCGATCGTCACCAAGACGGATGCCGCCGGCCGGGACGACATCACGGAGCGTCTGCTGGAGGTGGATGCGCTGCGCGAGGACTGGGCGGCAGTCGTCCCGCTCTCCGCACTCACCCATGACCAGCTCGAGGTGCTGTCCGACGAGATCCTGACGCTGTTGCCGAAGGGCCCTGCACTGTATCCCGAGGGCATCACGACGGATGAGTCCGAGGAGGACCGGATCGCGGAGATCATCCGTGAGGCGGCGCTGGAGGGCGTCCGCGACGAGCTTCCGCACTCGATCGCGGTCGTGATCGACGAGATCGCTCCGCGCAAGGACAGCGACCTCACCGACGTGCACGCATCGCTCGTGGTGGAGCGCGACAGTCAGAAGGCCATCATCATCGGTCACAAGGGCAAGCGCCTCCGTGATGTGGGCGCGCGGGCGCGTACCGGTATCGAAGGGCTCCTCGGTACGCGGGTGTTCCTGGGCCTGCATGTGAAGGTCGCCAAGGAGTGGCAGCGCGACCCCAAGCAGCTGGGCAGACTCGGGTTCTGA
- a CDS encoding hemolysin family protein: MTAAFLLAGAVLLVAFGGLMAAIDAAFGVTSRSDLEEMGTEGRNSRHLARIAADPDAHVNAVAFIRVLAETAAAVFVTVAFMFLFDNIWWAMLAAAVLMTGISFVAVGASPRTFGRDHADGMLRANAAIVRGLRIFLGPIAQALVAFGNRVTPGAGRSSFSSEEQLLSMVDEAASNDLIEADDRDLIHSVFDFTDQFVRAVMVPRTEMVTVDATATTSEAMALFLNRGVSRMPVVDDEADDVVGVLYLKDLVQFAFRDETAWRTASIRPISRPATFVPESMRAETLLQQMKRDAVHVCLVIDEHGGISGLVTLEDLIEELVGEISDEYDQVSAEFFDLGDGRYRVSARLSLEDVGDLFGLELDDEDVDSIGGLLGKALGQVPQPGATATVDGLVLTGGASRGRGRGIATVFVERATVDPDAADREGERRDD; encoded by the coding sequence ATGACAGCCGCCTTCCTGCTTGCCGGCGCCGTTCTGCTGGTCGCCTTCGGCGGTCTGATGGCCGCGATCGACGCCGCGTTCGGTGTGACGTCGCGGTCCGATCTGGAGGAGATGGGAACGGAAGGCCGCAACTCCCGCCATCTGGCCCGTATCGCCGCCGATCCTGACGCGCACGTCAACGCCGTCGCGTTCATCCGCGTGCTCGCCGAGACCGCGGCCGCGGTGTTCGTCACGGTGGCGTTCATGTTCCTCTTCGACAACATCTGGTGGGCCATGCTTGCCGCGGCCGTGTTGATGACCGGCATCAGTTTCGTCGCGGTCGGCGCGAGCCCTCGCACGTTCGGACGCGATCATGCGGACGGCATGCTGCGCGCCAACGCGGCGATCGTGCGCGGACTGCGGATCTTCCTCGGCCCGATCGCGCAGGCACTGGTCGCCTTCGGCAACCGGGTGACCCCCGGCGCGGGTCGCAGCTCGTTCAGCTCCGAGGAGCAGCTGCTCAGCATGGTCGATGAGGCGGCGTCGAACGACCTCATCGAAGCGGACGATCGTGATCTCATCCACTCGGTGTTCGACTTCACCGACCAGTTCGTCCGGGCCGTGATGGTGCCGCGCACGGAGATGGTGACCGTGGATGCGACGGCCACGACGAGTGAGGCGATGGCGCTCTTCCTCAACCGTGGTGTCTCGCGGATGCCGGTGGTCGATGACGAGGCGGACGACGTCGTGGGCGTCCTCTACCTCAAGGACCTCGTGCAGTTCGCGTTCCGCGATGAGACCGCATGGCGCACCGCCTCCATCCGGCCCATCTCCCGCCCGGCCACCTTCGTGCCCGAGTCGATGCGTGCCGAGACGCTGCTACAGCAGATGAAGCGCGACGCCGTGCACGTCTGTCTGGTGATCGATGAGCACGGAGGGATCTCCGGTCTCGTGACCCTGGAGGATCTGATCGAAGAGCTCGTCGGCGAGATCTCCGACGAGTACGATCAGGTGTCCGCCGAGTTCTTCGACCTCGGCGATGGTCGCTATCGCGTGAGCGCCCGGCTCTCGCTGGAAGATGTCGGCGATCTCTTCGGACTCGAACTCGATGATGAAGACGTCGACTCGATCGGGGGACTGCTCGGCAAAGCGCTCGGGCAGGTGCCGCAGCCCGGCGCGACCGCGACGGTCGACGGGCTCGTGCTGACCGGTGGAGCGTCACGGGGCCGAGGACGAGGAATTGCGACGGTATTCGTCGAACGAGCAACCGTCGACCCGGATGCGGCGGACAGAGAAGGAGAGCGACGCGATGACTGA
- the ybeY gene encoding rRNA maturation RNase YbeY: protein MIEINNESAIAVDETVLQRLTDFNLAQLHVSPDAEVAIVLVDEGAMEALHVQWMDEPGPTDVLSFPMDELRPGTEDRPTAPGLLGDIVLCPQVAETQAQAAGHTVMDELILLTTHGLLHLLGFDHAEPDEEREMFGLQKELIQGFAASERRR, encoded by the coding sequence ATGATCGAGATCAACAATGAGTCGGCCATCGCGGTCGACGAGACCGTGCTGCAGCGACTCACCGACTTCAACCTCGCGCAGCTGCATGTCAGCCCCGACGCCGAGGTGGCCATCGTGCTGGTCGACGAAGGAGCGATGGAAGCGCTGCACGTCCAGTGGATGGATGAGCCGGGTCCCACCGATGTGCTCAGCTTCCCGATGGACGAGCTGCGCCCGGGCACGGAGGATCGCCCCACCGCCCCCGGCCTGCTCGGAGACATCGTGCTCTGCCCGCAGGTCGCCGAGACGCAGGCGCAGGCGGCCGGCCACACGGTCATGGACGAGCTGATCCTGCTCACCACGCACGGACTGCTGCATCTTCTCGGATTCGATCACGCCGAACCGGATGAGGAGCGTGAGATGTTCGGATTGCAGAAGGAGCTCATCCAGGGCTTCGCCGCATCCGAACGCCGCCGATGA
- a CDS encoding PhoH family protein, with protein sequence MVQLLGPQDRLLRMLEKEHRAVQVLVRGNEITLSGDADDVAKAKELVDELLEMTRAGHDLAPSDVESSARMLRQDGGPRPSEVLGEAILSTRGKVIRPKTQGQKDYVDAIEENTIVFGIGPAGTGKTYLAMAKAVQALQRKEVVRIILTRPAVEAGERLGFLPGTLTDKIDPYLRPLYDALNEMMDPEIVPRLMASGTIEVAPLAYMRGRTLNDSFVVLDEAQNTTPEQMKMFLTRLGFGTKMVVTGDITQVDLPQGSSGLRMVTRVLDDIDDIHFSRLTSDDVVRHSLVGRIVDAYSEFDERRTAQRFEREQAAEFANRAERRGGQRPGPRDRAPKRGIS encoded by the coding sequence ATGGTGCAGCTGCTCGGCCCGCAGGACCGCCTCCTCCGCATGCTCGAGAAGGAGCACCGTGCTGTGCAGGTGCTGGTGCGCGGCAATGAGATCACGCTCAGCGGTGACGCCGACGACGTGGCGAAGGCCAAGGAACTCGTCGACGAACTGCTCGAGATGACCAGGGCGGGGCACGACCTCGCACCGAGCGACGTCGAGAGCTCTGCCCGGATGCTGCGCCAGGACGGTGGGCCCCGCCCGAGCGAAGTGCTCGGCGAGGCCATCCTCTCGACGCGGGGCAAGGTCATCCGCCCGAAGACGCAGGGGCAGAAGGACTACGTCGACGCCATCGAGGAGAACACGATCGTGTTCGGAATCGGCCCCGCTGGGACCGGCAAGACATATCTGGCCATGGCGAAGGCCGTGCAGGCGCTGCAACGCAAGGAGGTCGTGCGCATCATCCTGACGCGTCCGGCCGTCGAGGCCGGCGAACGCCTGGGCTTCCTCCCGGGCACCCTGACCGACAAGATCGACCCCTATCTCCGACCGCTCTACGACGCGCTCAACGAGATGATGGACCCCGAGATCGTGCCCCGTCTCATGGCGTCGGGGACCATCGAGGTCGCGCCACTCGCCTACATGAGAGGGCGCACGCTGAACGACTCGTTCGTCGTGCTCGACGAGGCGCAGAACACCACCCCTGAGCAGATGAAGATGTTCCTCACGCGTCTCGGGTTCGGCACCAAGATGGTCGTCACCGGAGACATCACCCAGGTGGATCTTCCGCAGGGCTCCTCGGGGCTGCGCATGGTGACGCGGGTGCTCGACGACATCGACGACATCCATTTCTCCCGACTCACCAGCGACGACGTCGTGCGTCACTCGCTCGTGGGGCGCATCGTCGATGCGTACAGCGAGTTCGACGAACGTCGCACCGCCCAGCGATTCGAGCGCGAGCAGGCGGCGGAGTTCGCCAACCGCGCGGAACGTCGCGGGGGACAGAGACCAGGACCGCGCGATCGCGCCCCGAAGCGAGGAATCTCATGA
- a CDS encoding histidine triad nucleotide-binding protein, which produces MTEPSIFTRILTGEIPAEILAETDRLFALRDIAPQAPVHLLVIPKTSEYRDVTELAAADPGLLAELIAFANELAAQHTDDGGFRLVFNTGPGAGQTVFHVHAHILGGGLNEKSVGA; this is translated from the coding sequence ATGACGGAACCCTCGATCTTCACGCGCATCCTGACCGGGGAGATCCCTGCGGAGATCCTCGCTGAGACCGACCGGCTGTTCGCGCTGCGCGACATCGCGCCGCAGGCGCCGGTGCATCTGCTGGTCATCCCGAAGACCTCGGAGTACCGCGACGTCACCGAACTCGCGGCAGCGGATCCGGGTCTGCTGGCCGAGCTCATCGCCTTCGCGAACGAGCTCGCGGCCCAGCATACCGACGACGGCGGCTTCCGCCTCGTCTTCAACACGGGCCCCGGGGCGGGGCAGACCGTGTTCCACGTGCACGCCCACATCCTGGGTGGCGGACTGAATGAGAAGAGCGTCGGTGCCTGA